AAACAATGATGTTCAGTAGTTCAGTAGGACCCAGTGAAACTCCAGTTTATCCAACaacatttgttcatgttttaaaagaagTGTAATTAATTATTATGGACAGTGGAGCCTGGTGATAAAGGTGGTTGTCCAACTTTCCATTCATTTAATTATAAATTCTGAGAAATAACAGAAGAATGAAGCACAAACTTACATGAATGCCTTATTCTGACAGGAGCTGTGGGTCTTAATTATGCCAGATACTCGCTTTATCGGTAAATCACGTGTGAAAAAGTTGAAGCAGCAGTTTCCAGGTGATGTGCTGAGCTGCAGACCATAAGCTGTGAGGAAGGTAAACGGATGAAGTTACTATAAACGTGTGAGTGAGAAACCAACAAACAATTATAGCGAGGCACAAAAGAAGCCACTTACGCATGGCGTTGCAGCAGCAGGcgatgagcagcagcagccacagagtCTTCATGATGCTATCTGTAAatttggtgatgatgatgtttttcttctgtctctgttgtgaTTGATTCTTGGCACTGCTCCATCCCATATAAACCCTGTCCACTGGATTACGTAATCTTTTCCACTGTCTAAAATTAAATCAGCTTTCTATTAATTCCACCATAAGGAGACGAAGAAATTCGCCCCCTCACCTACTGTCTGTTTTAGGAAAGGAAGTTGCACTGAGGGGACATCCCACAGAAAGCAGAAGTCTCAGCATGATCTTATCTGTGAATTTTGAGTTGGTGGAAAAGATATCAAGAGCGTTAAGTTTGTTACATGCTTTTTAGACCGTCCTTAAATTTatacagaagaataaaatacataaacacaattTTAGATTATACTCAacctttatttttatgtttcagttaaAGGGACATTCTTTGATGCTTTACTTTTCGTATTTCCAGAAGAACATGACTTTCTCATCTAACTTGGAACCAACTAAACATATATCCCAAAATATATATTGTTCCTTCAATGACTTGCACAGAACACAGCCTTGAGCTTTTGACCATCTTCAACATTACAGCTAAAGCACCTTTCTCTGGGCACCTTTGTATAATATATGATGACATGAAGTTTTTCCATCAGATCTAATTCTACTCATATTTAGAGGGTTAGAtgtgatttaaaatgcattaagtAAACATTCATACAAGCTGAGAtggatttgttttcatcttcatcttcttccatTCCACCCATCCAGGTCTGAGTCGAGGGGGCAGCAGTCTCATCAGGAAAGTCTGGACTGTCCTCTCCCTGACCAGCTCATCTGGGGGGACACCGAGGTGTTCCACTGGGTGGAGCAGCGGCTCCACTTTGAGCTGCCATGCAAGATGCTGACCTGCTGATCAGGAGCGATAGAGCGCTTACCCAActctcacacatacagtcaGGGATCATTATCTGGCACCGGGACACTTCATCATACAGACTGGTGGAGGTAGTGATTGACCCACTGATCCTCCAATTAGTGAACGACCTGCTCTACCTCCTAAACCACCTGTAATGGACATAGTGCTGTTGACTGTCCAGGTGACagttctcattttaaaatagCGTTATAAATAAATAGGATTTATTGAGCTAAAATGTCAGAGGGCTGGGGAATTATAaattcaaatgcaaaaataccAAGCACCAAAAAAATAACATTGGTTTCCATCTTCAAGGAGGTGGAACGCAATATGAAAAATACCCACCACCAAAAAAGAACATACTGGTTTCCACCTCCTTCAGTGTAAATTACATTACTTTGTTTGTCATCATGAGTCAGTTCAGTTTCCACTTTTATGCAAATCTGTGTGGTGCAGACCAAAGTCATGGCTGCAGTATGATGTTCACAAGATCTTATCACAGCTTTCGGATGCGTGCACAAACACCCAGCTTAGCAATGAATCTATGACCTATTTAAAACACTACTTTGCATGCATACACAACTCCATCATCACAATCTCTCAGCCAtttttgtactacctccagaaccatatttatttcacttattctattttgttttaccttattctattttattttattttattctgctattatatgttactctttcttacgttctatgtatgcaccaatcaccaagacaaattcctagtaatgtgaaacctcttcacttacaatggcaataaagacgattctgattctgattctgattctgaaatgaaagagagaataCATTCAGACCTTTTCTTGTCCACAGACGAATGTAAGACTAATATCCACCATGTTTTGAATTCTGCGATACGTCAGACTAGGCAGTGTCACAAGGTGGTGAAAAACTGCCAGAGTATTCTTCTCCTTACTCAAGCATTTTTACTTAAGTTAAGTAAAATAGGTTTATATTTAAGTAATGCAGCAGTGTCAAAATTCTCAACCACAAGTTTAAGTCTTCATTACAAGTGCATAAGTATTATCAAGAAGAAGTAAGGGTTTTATTGTAAGTGATATATCACAGTTGTTgagttgtttttattgattgaaactgtatttttaatatcATAGCTGGCTGAATTGGAGCTAATTCTAATGAATCAAGACTGTAGGCTGTCTTGAATTGAAAGCACTGAGAAACCCCCATTTTAGGCCACCATATTTAAAAATCTTCATTTTTGCtacactgaatacattttcagaTGACAGTTGGTATTTTATTGATGTGATGGTCTGGAGTACAAAACAGCATATACAACATGTGACTAAACAAGGGCACATGGCAGGAATAAAATGCTAATAAACTGCATCATTTATTTGATCCAAGATAAACAAAACCTTTATAATGTATGTATAACTTTTGGCTTATCCAAATGTGataatcaaattaatttaaacataATAGTTGCACTAATTCTCGTTTTAATTCTTTTCTAAATGCTACAGGTGGTGAAGACGATTCATAAACTGACAGTTGGATTTATTGAGGGTTGCAAATGTATTTCAGGATTTAACTTTGATACACAGTTTGTTTCACATGACACTCCTGAAGTGAAGAAGAACATGCAGGCAAAAGGCTAAGAGGAGGAAGTTGCTGAAGATTCAagacctttattgtcattgaacAGTTGCCTGTACAGCAAAAATAGAAGAGACAACAGACAATGGAAGAGAAAGtaagacacaaaagaaaaagaacaaaatcaaGAGGTGGGTGATATGGTAgttgaaaagaaagtttttcaaAATAGATACTATATagatatgtaaaaaaataaattctacaAAACACATTATACGTGCTGTCTGTATCCGTCTTAGAGTAACATGTCAGCACAAATAAAAGATTAAGGAGTATTATGATTTCTACTAAATTGCTCGATATACCCACAATGCAGAACACACTTGAGACTTGGAAGCAGTAAAAATGGAGTCTTtatcacacacaaatgagagtTCTTAGCTGAGTACAATGAGTCCAACtgtatcagaatcagctttattggcgGGGCTTACatatacaaacaaggaatttgactctggttAGTATTTGCTCGCAATGTACACAACAGATTCTTAACATATTAGAGTATGTTATGTCTTGAAGACAACAGCTTATGGCAATTTGCTAATTCAGACTTACATCTATTCCTTTCACTTAATACGGTTTTGCGTCAAAGGTACTGTATTTGTCCAAAGGGGAAGCACATGAGGGTGGAGCTGGAGGTTGAGCATAGGAAGCTTACGTAGTGAATAGTCTCATGAGATCCTGACCAGATTTTATTTCCTGAATCACAATGAGTGGATCACAGTACGAAAAAGTCATCTTTAATCCCAAAGACAATCACCTGCCTATAAGGTTCCTCAGCAGA
This is a stretch of genomic DNA from Scatophagus argus isolate fScaArg1 chromosome 7, fScaArg1.pri, whole genome shotgun sequence. It encodes these proteins:
- the LOC124061399 gene encoding C-C motif chemokine 4-like, whose protein sequence is MGWSSAKNQSQQRQKKNIIITKFTDSIMKTLWLLLLIACCCNAMPYGLQLSTSPGNCCFNFFTRDLPIKRVSGIIKTHSSCQNKAFIVQTIRGKQICYSQTFPWALDVYNRLYNTVSSGLQP